Sequence from the Mugil cephalus isolate CIBA_MC_2020 chromosome 20, CIBA_Mcephalus_1.1, whole genome shotgun sequence genome:
ATGCTCCAAGAGGCTGAAAATTCAATGGAACAGcagcaagagaaagaaaatgaagaaccAGAGGAATCAAAAGGCCAGTTACGGCTTCTGAAAATGAGCGGTTTAATTGGAGCAGCTGCTACATGTGCGGGGATGTACTTTTTTGGCCGTGGTCAACTGATGCCTTTGTCTATTGTGGGTGGGGTACTGGCAATGACACTAGTATGTACGGGAGTAATTGCCAGAAACAAAATCAGGCGATGCTTCAAATAAAAAGACCAAGTGTAAAATATTAAAGGCCATTCACACAAGTGTTTAGTTCAGTAGAGTAGAAGGCGAGaagatggtggtggaggaaacTTGGAACAAATTATATGTAAATGATTCTTCTATTATAGtggggttttttgttgttgttgttgttgttttttgattctgatatttttttGGACCAAATGCTGAATCAGTTAGTgaaacttttaaataattaaatcattaaaatcataGTGGACTGCAGCTTTAATTCACTGGATTTACATTCTTTCATGCTGAGTCCCTTGTATGCAGCAAACAGTGGTGTAAAGAGCCTAAAGGAATCAGTCAGCTCTGGTGTTGAGTCATTGATCCTTGGCAATGAATGCATTTGGTCCGTTTGGTTTATTGCCTCTGTGATATTACGGCCACGGCACAATGCCTTTCCAAGCAACAGCCAAACCTTAGAATTGCCGTGTCCCTGGCAGAGATTAATAATTAAGCAGGAAATTCAGCAAAGAAAGAGCTTTACTGTAGTCCTTCACAGCTTTCATTTCTAATCCATGTCAACAGCCTTTAAACTTTGATCtttagtttttaagtttttaagtttttttttgcctttttaataGATAATTTCCTTTTTCATTCCTGAAGACAAATAATATGAGGACTTTCTACTTTCCTCACTTTTATTTACCTGTGAATCAAACTCACTGATCACACCACCGTTGTTTGAAGGTGTCGGTTTGGGCTCTGGGAAATCTgggtcatttttctttttgcactgCAATATTTTCCCCTTACAAATATTTCTGAGATTCAAATGGCAGAATAAAGCATTTCACTCCTTCCGTTTCAGACGCTGTTTGTGGTTCACGTCACCTCATTTCTCGCGGTTTCAGGAAAACCTACAGATGTGTCACcaatcaaatgaataaatcccATGTGACGTTTGTGGAGAATGTCTGAGTCTTAACTTCAGTGCGGATCCTGcatgattttaatatttttcttgaaCCCCACAAGCTGCACTCACcctttgacaaaaacacaaacattcactcattcattcagcaggAAAAAGTCCCTCTGGTTGGTTGAGCAATGTTCGGGATGAAGCTCGGCTGCCCTCTGCTGCTCACAATGTAGTCACACTAAATTATTTGGGTTTGTAATTTAAGGATGAGTCTGAAGGCGAGCTGCGACGCCCCGTCCGTCCTTCATCTTCTAAGCGGCCATCAAAATTGATCAAGTGTGTAACACTTGATCAGTCTAATGATCCATACGTTAATCTAACTTTGGTCCTGTGGAGAGGTCAACGTGGCGCTGCTGCCCTCCGTCCTCACAGTGATAATCATCATCTGGACGCTGTGGCTGCCCGGCAGAGTCGACCCAGCCAGCTCACACCTATCGGCGTCAAACTGGTGCAGCTGAACGTCGACGCAGTCCAGCCCCCACCTGCGGAGCAGCGCTTCGATCGACCAGTCGGCGCTGAAACACACGGAGAAGCTGTTAAAAACGCAGCAGCAACTGTTTGTCGGGGTGAACTTTCCGTCTGACCTCAGTTCCTGATGTGAGAAGGTGGGGTTTCGGAATGAATGGGTAGTTTTAGGAGAGCTGTGATGAGTTATCTGTTGCTCCCATGGGACCTTCACTGAAGATCTTTGTAAATGCTTTTGAAGGATTGGTTTGACAGTTCAGACCTTTTTGGGTTGCCacatgttttttggggggaagtCCAAGTACGACACTTAATTTCAGGCACTtgcatatttcatttttcatggaCTCTGTCTACCTGGGActctaatttattatttatatcaacagtttaaacagtacaccaatcaggcataacattatgaccacactcctaatattgcgtagctCTcacttgtgcttccaaaacagttgtgactcatcagaaaatggacatggaccttctgagggtgtccagtggtgtctggtaacacaatagtgggggcctttaggtctatgggttgaggggaggggtttctgtggatcatcccacatatacttgatcagttttgggctctagtgaatttggaggccaggtcaacaccttgtgctgttcttcgtgtttttcgagttgttcctaaaccatttttgggtgtgtgtctgtgtcaggtgaGTGGTACATTCCTAACCCAGGGCTAAAAGTTccccagcacaacactgaattgtcacaatgtgttcaatgttatttacttctcccatctgtggttttaatgttgtggcttatcggTGTATCATGCCAGTAGAGCATCCACATTACTTTCAAGCAGAACGGAAACAGCTGATAGAAAACTGACACTTTTTTTCAAAATCAGATATCTCATTGGCTCAATTTCTCTTTCACAACTAAAGTCATCGATGGACCaattcaagaaaaaataaatagataaattgtGCAGAAACGTCTTGCTTTGACCTTAAAGCAGTAGTCGCAAGAAACTTTTTCCGCACTGAGTACATCCATTTGAAGTAAACTGTGGTACTTTGACAGTGATGTATCAGCACTGTCAGTGGAGTGAATGCTCTGAATACCTCCtcctcttaaaaacaaacagagcagtTGTACCTTCTCACTTGGTATGTCGTCCAGAACTGAGCCCTGGGGTTTTTTCTCAGGAGGAAAGCAGCTGTCACGATGACATCTtcaaaatctgaaatgtttaacaACTCATTAGTCTTACTGACATAACCTATATTGGAAAggctgttttatgttttttatttaacgAACAACTTAGAGTTTactaaaaatttaaatataaatgtattcgATCCTCAGCTTTGGAGCTTTAACAAGATTAGTTTTCGCTTTAAAAGATAATAATGTCTAATAGCCTAAAtgaatgtctgaatgtgttGCTGCACACAGACTGACCATCGGGGTCGTAAAAGACATCTGAGCCGAGAATGACGTCCAGCTGGGGAAGCAGGATGAGGTCCGGTGAGATCTCGCCCCAGCTGAGACCCAGCACGCGAACATCTCGGAGGCCGTTGGCTTCGCAGCTGCGCCTGCAGTTCTCCAGACACAGCGGCTTGTTTGCGCTGTCCGACAGGATCACCTGAGCGCCGCACCTCGCTGCCACCACACCTGGCAGACTCACACCTGCACCGAGCTGGAAACAAACAGGGTGCACACGCTTTCATGGCATTTTCAAGTTAAGGCGGACAGCTTTGTAGTGTCAGTTTGAATtaagtttaaaatgtgcttttagaT
This genomic interval carries:
- the LOC124997665 gene encoding probable methyltransferase-like protein 23 isoform X2, with the protein product MYVWPCAVVLAQYLWTHREELRGRTVLELGAGVSLPGVVAARCGAQVILSDSANKPLCLENCRRSCEANGLRDVRVLGLSWGEISPDLILLPQLDVILGSDVFYDPDDFEDVIVTAAFLLRKNPRAQFWTTYQVRSADWSIEALLRRWGLDCVDVQLHQFDADRCELAGSTLPGSHSVQMMIITVRTEGSSATLTSPQDQS
- the LOC124997665 gene encoding probable methyltransferase-like protein 23 isoform X1 yields the protein MDRSDAETSSIAYKVFTFEDNKTHTQESLCVSIPEVLDPQYGMYVWPCAVVLAQYLWTHREELRGRTVLELGAGVSLPGVVAARCGAQVILSDSANKPLCLENCRRSCEANGLRDVRVLGLSWGEISPDLILLPQLDVILGSDVFYDPDDFEDVIVTAAFLLRKNPRAQFWTTYQVRSADWSIEALLRRWGLDCVDVQLHQFDADRCELAGSTLPGSHSVQMMIITVRTEGSSATLTSPQDQS